A single region of the Acinetobacter sp. WCHA45 genome encodes:
- a CDS encoding glycosyltransferase family 61 protein: MNSFLRKIRKILFLNYFLRNIYFFIYGFKTVERKITWMDEYKQIEFLKENEICRISTPKIKGKNRSFYKNVPHVYMYSLKNVVGVLNSSSFYSEDVAFIERFRWIEQDVADYSDGHLIIHDGVSAIFKCEKRDIFVENRNALFLGGNGSYNYFHWMIEILPKLLILKKSIIDNLNIECIVVNGIVKEIDNFRIPLEILRDKLNIQIVFYNQGGFVEFKNLFYITTFNHVLFNVKGQVEENQCYFSKEVLFELSGIFTSYASSSNVVSKKFPEKFFIRRGVGISNYNKRNYNEDEVVSIMNDFNIECIYIEDYSFLEQVQLFSNAKLIVAPSGAFFTNLIFCKKNTLIISWLTPKTANFSVYSTISHLFDLDMNFILAEQSQNEGIHGEYYLNPNEFRNFLSQALVKIENNITEVY, encoded by the coding sequence ATGAATAGTTTTTTAAGAAAAATAAGGAAAATATTATTTTTGAATTATTTTTTGAGAAATATTTATTTTTTTATTTATGGGTTTAAAACCGTTGAAAGAAAAATTACGTGGATGGATGAATATAAACAAATAGAATTTTTAAAAGAAAATGAAATATGCCGTATAAGTACGCCAAAAATAAAGGGAAAAAATAGATCATTTTATAAAAATGTTCCTCATGTATATATGTATTCTTTAAAAAATGTGGTTGGTGTGTTGAATTCATCTTCTTTTTATTCGGAAGATGTTGCCTTTATAGAGAGATTTCGATGGATTGAGCAGGATGTAGCAGACTATTCTGATGGACATCTTATTATACATGATGGTGTAAGTGCTATATTTAAGTGTGAGAAAAGAGATATTTTTGTTGAAAACAGGAATGCTTTGTTTTTGGGAGGTAATGGATCTTATAATTACTTTCATTGGATGATTGAGATTTTGCCCAAGCTTCTAATACTAAAAAAAAGCATTATTGATAATCTTAATATTGAATGCATAGTTGTTAATGGGATTGTTAAAGAAATAGATAATTTCAGAATACCATTGGAAATATTGAGAGATAAGTTAAATATTCAGATAGTTTTTTATAATCAAGGTGGTTTTGTTGAATTTAAAAATCTATTTTATATAACTACATTTAATCACGTATTATTTAATGTTAAAGGTCAGGTTGAAGAAAATCAATGCTATTTTTCAAAAGAAGTTTTATTTGAATTAAGTGGAATTTTTACTTCTTACGCTAGTTCTAGCAATGTTGTGAGTAAAAAGTTTCCAGAAAAATTTTTTATAAGAAGAGGGGTGGGGATTAGCAATTATAACAAGAGGAATTATAATGAAGATGAAGTTGTTAGTATTATGAATGACTTTAATATTGAATGTATTTATATTGAAGATTATAGCTTTTTGGAACAAGTCCAGTTGTTTTCTAATGCCAAGTTGATCGTAGCCCCTAGTGGTGCTTTTTTTACAAATTTAATCTTTTGCAAGAAGAATACTTTAATTATTAGTTGGCTCACCCCGAAGACTGCAAATTTTTCAGTTTATTCAACTATTTCTCATTTATTTGATCTTGATATGAATTTTATTTTGGCTGAACAGAGTCAGAACGAGGGTATACATGGGGAATACTATTTGAATCCTAACGAGTTTCGTAACTTTTTAAGTCAAGCTTTGGTTAAAATAGAAAATAATATTACTGAGGTTTATTAA
- a CDS encoding glycosyltransferase has translation MNNSPLITLFLFSYNQEKYIKQAVESALAQDYPNLEVIISDDHSTDNTVGIIQSIIQDYSGKHKVALNINPTNLGIGEHVNIAFKMAKGEFIVFAAGDDISLPQRVSGVVDRWLELDKKVDAIYSDAKLIDQDGRDCGNLVVALSELKPIAYNLISYKPENGVHLLMGASGAYAKNLNNSFGGLLPNVNIEDIPLTIRASLSNGVSYIHEPLVLYRQNVSVWLPRKLENEGFSRHRNRMLYRLKTNYYVAKQIVHDVDCVNADQQTKRAAEDRFVATAFVQRCIEKECFLLLSFLRSLNKTTCWRYMLFPAIFAANPKIHRIIYKTYSLFKGS, from the coding sequence TTGAATAATTCCCCTTTAATTACATTGTTCTTATTTTCATACAATCAAGAGAAGTATATTAAACAGGCTGTCGAATCAGCCCTTGCGCAAGATTATCCAAATTTAGAGGTAATTATTTCAGATGATCATTCGACAGACAATACTGTAGGTATTATTCAGTCCATTATTCAAGATTATTCTGGGAAGCACAAAGTTGCGTTAAACATTAATCCCACTAATCTTGGAATTGGGGAACATGTCAATATTGCATTTAAAATGGCAAAAGGTGAATTCATCGTATTTGCTGCAGGTGATGATATATCTTTACCCCAACGTGTTAGTGGTGTTGTAGATCGATGGTTAGAGTTAGACAAAAAAGTTGATGCAATTTATAGTGATGCAAAATTAATCGATCAAGATGGTCGTGACTGTGGAAATCTTGTCGTTGCTTTATCTGAATTAAAACCAATAGCCTATAATTTGATTTCATATAAGCCAGAAAATGGTGTGCATTTGCTCATGGGTGCGAGTGGTGCTTATGCAAAAAATTTAAATAATTCGTTTGGCGGTTTATTACCCAATGTAAATATTGAAGATATTCCTTTAACCATAAGAGCGAGTTTAAGTAATGGCGTCAGTTATATACATGAGCCTCTCGTCTTATACCGTCAAAATGTTTCGGTTTGGTTGCCACGAAAGTTAGAAAATGAAGGTTTTTCTCGACATCGTAATCGAATGCTTTATCGACTAAAAACCAATTATTATGTCGCTAAACAAATTGTTCATGATGTTGATTGTGTAAATGCTGATCAACAGACCAAAAGAGCTGCTGAAGATCGTTTTGTCGCCACGGCATTTGTTCAGAGATGTATCGAAAAAGAATGTTTTTTATTACTCTCTTTTTTACGTTCATTGAATAAAACAACTTGTTGGCGGTACATGCTTTTCCCTGCTATTTTTGCTGCAAATCCTAAAATTCATCGCATCATTTATAAAACCTACAGTCTGTTCAAAGGATCTTAG